One Weissella ceti DNA window includes the following coding sequences:
- the whiA gene encoding DNA-binding protein WhiA → MSFASDVKKELTMLEINNPNNARAELAALLRMNGSLGLSNMQFTLNVQTENAATARRILTLLQKFYDLPAEISVRRQMKLKKNNLYVVRLKQGVNDLLDDLHILEDGGMVPTPPDSWLEEDGMARSYLRGAFLAAGSVNNPETSRYHLEIYSLYEEQAMQLERLMNRYDLNAKVVDRRSGYIVYLKEAEKIADMLMAIGSTNAMFKLEDVRIMRDMRNSVNRLVNAENANMDKTVNASQKQIEDIEFLDEEVGLHRLPEKLREIAHVRLQHREAPLSELGDYVPSGPISKSGVNHRLRKLTKMADDIRTTGMLPKGIQPNK, encoded by the coding sequence ATGTCATTTGCAAGTGATGTTAAAAAAGAACTGACCATGTTAGAGATTAATAATCCCAATAATGCACGAGCAGAGTTAGCTGCATTGTTGCGAATGAACGGATCGCTTGGTCTGAGTAACATGCAATTCACGTTGAATGTTCAGACAGAAAATGCGGCGACAGCACGTCGTATCCTAACATTATTGCAAAAGTTTTATGACTTGCCGGCGGAAATTAGTGTTCGTCGTCAAATGAAATTGAAGAAAAATAACCTATATGTTGTTCGTTTGAAACAAGGTGTTAATGATCTATTGGATGACCTGCACATTCTGGAAGATGGGGGCATGGTGCCGACGCCACCAGATAGCTGGTTAGAAGAAGATGGTATGGCGCGTTCATATCTACGTGGTGCCTTTTTGGCCGCTGGATCAGTAAACAATCCGGAAACGAGTCGGTATCATTTAGAGATTTACTCTCTATATGAAGAACAAGCAATGCAACTAGAGCGTTTGATGAATCGTTATGATTTGAATGCGAAGGTTGTTGATCGACGTTCTGGTTATATTGTGTATCTGAAGGAAGCGGAAAAAATCGCAGACATGTTAATGGCCATTGGGTCAACCAATGCGATGTTTAAATTAGAAGACGTTCGGATTATGCGTGACATGCGTAATTCAGTTAATCGTTTGGTGAATGCTGAAAACGCGAATATGGATAAAACAGTCAATGCGAGTCAAAAGCAAATCGAAGATATTGAGTTCTTAGATGAAGAAGTTGGCTTGCATCGTTTGCCTGAAAAGTTACGTGAAATTGCGCACGTACGTCTGCAACATCGTGAAGCGCCACTATCAGAATTAGGCGATTATGTCCCTAGTGGACCGATTTCTAAGTCAGGGGTTAATCATCGTTTACGTAAATTGACGAAGATGGCTGATGATATACGAACAACGGGGATGCTGCCAAAAGGCATTCAACCGAACAAGTAA
- a CDS encoding gluconeogenesis factor YvcK family protein produces MDLKTLERPRVVVIGGGSGQPIILKGLKKLDADLTAIITVADDGGSSGTLRDYLNTIPPGDIRNVMAVLADVPDNMIDVFQYRFKKEDEMLAGHALGNLIIAAMAEKQQDIFLGVQQLAEFMNVQGHIYPVANEPLVLHAKFRDGSILSGEAEITAAHGVIDNIWVTPQPDSDNEEAHAPKEVIDAILGADEIVLGPGSLYTSVLSNVMVPNVREALKATNATITYVANIMTQKGETDNYTEADHIRVINEHVGQRIVDTCVMNETKVPEDYVDWHKWSEIAKQVDFDPEAVLAEGARPVIADLLELRENGAFHNEDKVARLIMEIANAMHD; encoded by the coding sequence ATGGACTTGAAAACGCTGGAACGTCCTCGGGTAGTTGTGATTGGTGGAGGTTCAGGACAACCAATTATCTTAAAAGGACTAAAAAAGTTAGATGCCGATCTAACGGCGATTATTACTGTTGCGGATGACGGTGGGTCTTCTGGAACATTGCGTGACTATTTGAACACGATTCCACCTGGCGATATTCGTAATGTCATGGCCGTTTTAGCGGATGTGCCAGATAATATGATTGATGTTTTCCAATATCGTTTTAAAAAAGAAGACGAAATGTTAGCTGGACACGCCCTAGGTAATCTAATTATCGCGGCGATGGCAGAAAAACAACAAGACATTTTCTTAGGTGTACAGCAATTAGCTGAATTTATGAATGTGCAAGGACACATTTATCCAGTAGCAAATGAACCATTGGTATTACATGCGAAATTCCGCGATGGTTCGATTTTATCTGGTGAGGCAGAAATTACAGCCGCTCATGGTGTGATTGATAATATTTGGGTGACACCACAACCGGATTCTGATAATGAAGAAGCACATGCACCAAAAGAAGTGATCGATGCCATTTTGGGCGCTGATGAAATCGTGTTAGGACCGGGAAGTCTGTACACGAGTGTGCTATCTAATGTTATGGTACCTAATGTACGCGAAGCCTTGAAAGCAACTAATGCGACAATTACGTATGTTGCGAATATTATGACCCAAAAAGGTGAGACCGATAATTACACTGAAGCTGATCATATTCGTGTCATTAATGAACACGTAGGACAGCGAATCGTTGACACCTGTGTGATGAATGAAACGAAAGTGCCTGAAGACTATGTTGATTGGCACAAATGGAGCGAAATCGCGAAGCAAGTTGATTTTGATCCAGAAGCTGTATTAGCCGAAGGGGCTCGTCCTGTTATTGCTGATCTACTTGAGCTACGTGAAAACGGAGCTTTCCACAATGAAGATAAAGTTGCGCGCTTGATAATGGAAATTGCAAATGCGATGCACGATTAG
- the rapZ gene encoding RNase adapter RapZ, with amino-acid sequence MAKKELLIVTGMSGAGKTVTMGSLEDLGYFTAQNIPAEMLPKVWDLISGDENVERAAIMIDARSGNFFSELEAEVERMREANHNDYELKILFLDASDHELVARYKETRRAHPLAANKSVLAGIAKERRMLDDVKKLATRVISTDEFSAKELRQAIFERYGTDEDKKAAFNVQVMSFGFKYGLPADADMVMDVRFLDNPYYLEELRPQTGLDAPVADYVWDNDDAQTYYQRVQQSIEWLLPRYKAEGKSNVTIAFGCTGGQHRSVAFTHRLSEQLKQSGYAVNEYHRDIERRKRS; translated from the coding sequence ATGGCAAAAAAAGAACTGTTAATCGTAACAGGGATGAGTGGTGCTGGTAAGACAGTAACAATGGGATCGCTAGAAGATTTGGGATACTTCACAGCGCAAAATATTCCGGCTGAAATGTTGCCAAAAGTTTGGGACTTGATTTCGGGGGATGAAAATGTAGAACGTGCAGCCATTATGATTGATGCGCGTTCTGGTAACTTCTTTTCAGAACTTGAAGCGGAAGTCGAACGTATGCGTGAAGCAAACCACAACGACTATGAATTGAAGATTCTATTCTTGGATGCATCTGATCATGAATTGGTTGCCCGTTACAAAGAAACGCGTCGTGCTCATCCATTAGCCGCTAATAAAAGTGTTCTGGCTGGGATTGCCAAAGAACGTCGTATGTTAGATGATGTCAAAAAGTTGGCAACCCGTGTGATTAGCACAGATGAATTTTCGGCCAAGGAATTGCGCCAAGCCATTTTTGAACGTTATGGAACTGATGAAGATAAGAAAGCTGCTTTCAATGTCCAAGTCATGAGCTTTGGCTTTAAGTATGGATTGCCAGCAGATGCAGATATGGTCATGGATGTCCGTTTCTTGGATAATCCATACTATCTAGAAGAACTACGTCCACAAACAGGGCTAGATGCACCAGTCGCTGATTATGTTTGGGATAACGATGATGCCCAAACGTACTATCAACGTGTTCAGCAGAGTATCGAATGGCTATTGCCCCGCTACAAGGCGGAAGGTAAGTCTAACGTAACGATTGCCTTTGGATGTACCGGTGGACAACATCGTTCAGTAGCCTTTACACATCGCCTGTCTGAACAATTAAAACAATCTGGGTATGCAGTTAACGAATATCACCGTGATATTGAACGCCGAAAGAGGAGCTAA